In one window of Lacticaseibacillus casei DSM 20011 = JCM 1134 = ATCC 393 DNA:
- the groES gene encoding co-chaperone GroES, translating into MLKPLGDRVIVEVVEEEEQTVGGIVLANNAKQKPQTGKVVAVGEGALTPEGKRLPMAVKVGDTVLYDKYAGSEVKYEGQDYLVLHEKDIMAIA; encoded by the coding sequence TTGTTAAAACCATTAGGAGATCGCGTGATTGTCGAGGTCGTTGAAGAAGAGGAACAGACTGTTGGCGGCATTGTCTTAGCCAATAATGCCAAGCAAAAGCCGCAAACCGGCAAAGTTGTCGCAGTAGGTGAAGGCGCCTTGACACCGGAAGGCAAGCGTCTGCCAATGGCTGTCAAAGTTGGTGATACTGTATTATACGACAAATACGCCGGCTCTGAAGTAAAGTATGAAGGTCAAGACTACCTCGTACTGCACGAAAAAGACATTATGGCAATTGCGTAA